Proteins co-encoded in one Marinitoga sp. 38H-ov genomic window:
- a CDS encoding phosphodiester glycosidase family protein, whose translation MYKKVIILLFLILSILSFSGVYFIDVTKNPKEFNSLSLSENIYIDIEEFAEFFNLRKYPSKNIIYISNPENNDILELDLIKGTARINFNINKSYSSAVFEKNGKLYVLIDAISDFFNLKTFKLDNVFLYKSIPRIIKIEFSFNKIIFTLSHIINENMIKVENDGIVIYPAFNEFPVPKDIDFVMVSDNVVKYKIKNFNSYDLNISNRTIILNMNEDKISGSKEDNTLKSQSNTKEETPKASPLEQKLKEIKNDQIIDTELIKVENKMIDLGGRIVPVHIARINPKELEIKVIFNNLGATIDAEEYLNEINPILAINAGYFDVSSLEPIGKIISNGKIQHISSYYRPSFILDQYGNPYIKNVVMEYKIYIKDVPFWIKAINTAWKGDVKLYTSEYKGEIKENEDDYLFLLIENGYIINIGKKIPINDQKLLLIERKYLKYIPNLEEGEEVIFDIDINQNIAIKEMVEGGPLLLTDDLMQEALKEEKLSYSSSIINRKTPRTIVAIDNENMVLFIVVDGYMESNPGINYDEAQLLLEKIGNIRQAMMLDGGSSSLFYYNGRFLNYRSENWRNKIPAFLGVFKKK comes from the coding sequence ATGTATAAAAAGGTTATTATATTATTATTTTTAATATTAAGTATATTGTCTTTTTCAGGGGTATATTTTATCGATGTTACAAAGAATCCTAAAGAATTTAATAGTTTAAGCTTATCCGAAAATATATATATTGATATTGAAGAATTTGCTGAATTTTTTAATCTAAGAAAATATCCATCAAAAAATATTATATATATATCAAATCCTGAAAATAATGATATATTAGAACTTGATTTAATTAAAGGAACAGCAAGAATAAATTTTAATATTAATAAGTCATATTCTTCAGCGGTTTTTGAGAAAAATGGAAAGTTATATGTTTTAATAGATGCTATATCAGATTTCTTTAATTTAAAAACATTTAAATTAGATAATGTATTTTTATATAAAAGTATTCCTAGAATAATAAAAATAGAGTTTTCATTTAATAAAATTATTTTTACTTTAAGTCATATTATAAATGAAAATATGATAAAAGTTGAAAATGATGGTATAGTTATATATCCTGCATTTAATGAGTTTCCAGTTCCTAAAGATATAGATTTTGTTATGGTTTCTGATAATGTTGTTAAGTATAAAATAAAAAATTTTAATAGCTATGATTTAAATATTTCTAATAGAACTATTATCCTTAATATGAATGAAGATAAAATTAGTGGTTCAAAAGAAGATAATACATTAAAAAGTCAATCAAATACTAAAGAAGAAACACCTAAAGCATCTCCTTTAGAACAGAAATTAAAAGAAATAAAAAATGATCAAATAATAGACACAGAATTAATTAAAGTCGAAAATAAAATGATTGATTTAGGCGGAAGAATAGTTCCTGTTCATATTGCTAGAATTAACCCAAAGGAATTGGAAATTAAAGTTATATTTAATAATTTAGGGGCTACAATAGATGCAGAAGAATATTTAAATGAAATAAATCCAATATTGGCAATTAATGCAGGGTATTTTGATGTTTCTTCTTTAGAGCCTATTGGAAAGATAATTTCAAATGGTAAAATTCAACATATATCGTCATATTATAGACCTAGTTTTATATTAGATCAATATGGCAATCCTTATATTAAAAATGTTGTAATGGAATATAAAATATATATAAAAGATGTACCTTTTTGGATTAAAGCAATAAATACTGCTTGGAAAGGCGATGTGAAATTATATACTTCAGAATATAAGGGAGAAATAAAAGAAAATGAAGATGATTACTTATTTTTATTAATAGAGAATGGATATATAATTAACATAGGTAAAAAAATCCCAATAAATGATCAGAAATTATTATTGATTGAAAGAAAATATTTAAAGTATATACCTAATTTAGAAGAAGGGGAAGAAGTTATATTTGATATAGATATTAATCAAAATATAGCTATTAAAGAAATGGTTGAAGGTGGACCATTGCTATTGACAGATGATTTAATGCAAGAAGCATTAAAAGAAGAAAAATTATCCTATTCATCTAGCATTATTAACCGAAAAACACCTAGAACAATAGTTGCAATTGATAATGAAAATATGGTATTATTTATAGTAGTTGATGGATATATGGAATCTAATCCTGGTATAAATTATGATGAAGCTCAATTATTATTAGAAAAAATAGGCAATATTAGGCAAGCTATGATGCTTGATGGGGGAAGTTCATCTTTATTTTATTATAACGGAAGATTTTTAAATTATAGATCTGAAAATTGGAGAAATAAAATTCCCGCTTTCTTGGGAGTTTTTAAGAAAAAATAG
- a CDS encoding thymidine phosphorylase — MRPVDIIHKKRNGGINTKEEIEYMVNGYVNGDIPDYQISAWLMSIFFNGMTKEERYYLTMTMRDSGDIIDLSGISGVKIDKHSTGGVGDKTTLAVGPLVASAGLKVSKLSGRGLGHTGGTIDKLESIPGFKTAISKEEFFRIANEIGMVVAGQTGNIAPADKKLYALRDVTDTVDEISLISASIMSKKLAVESDGIVLDVKTGSGAFMKNIDDAIKLAKSMVEIAELNNRKIIALVTNMDQPLGEAVGNSLEVLEAIETLKGKGPEDFTELCVELGANMLDLSGLYTYEKAKDILRENIKNGKALEVMRKWIKAQGGDERVIDNPKILPISDKIVEFKAEKDGYISHIDTEKVGIASMVLGAGRKTKEDIIDFSVGIKVLKKLGVKVNKGDLIAELYISEKSNVDEALKLLNEAYEITDVPPKEEKMKLIYERIVGGK; from the coding sequence ATGAGGCCAGTTGATATAATTCATAAAAAAAGAAATGGAGGAATAAATACTAAAGAAGAAATAGAATACATGGTTAATGGGTATGTAAATGGCGATATTCCAGATTATCAAATTTCAGCATGGTTAATGTCAATATTTTTTAATGGAATGACTAAAGAAGAAAGATATTATTTGACAATGACAATGAGAGATAGTGGCGATATTATTGATTTATCAGGTATTAGCGGAGTGAAAATCGATAAACATTCAACAGGTGGAGTTGGGGACAAAACAACATTAGCAGTAGGTCCATTAGTAGCTTCTGCGGGTTTAAAAGTTTCAAAATTATCTGGTAGAGGATTAGGGCATACTGGTGGAACAATTGATAAATTAGAGTCCATACCTGGATTTAAAACAGCAATATCTAAAGAAGAATTTTTTAGAATTGCAAATGAAATTGGAATGGTAGTTGCAGGTCAAACTGGAAATATAGCCCCGGCAGATAAGAAATTATACGCTTTAAGGGATGTTACAGATACAGTTGACGAAATTTCATTAATATCAGCAAGTATTATGAGTAAAAAGTTAGCTGTAGAATCTGATGGTATAGTTTTAGATGTGAAAACGGGTAGTGGAGCTTTTATGAAAAATATAGATGATGCTATTAAATTAGCAAAGTCGATGGTAGAAATAGCAGAATTAAATAATAGAAAAATAATAGCTTTAGTTACAAATATGGATCAACCTTTAGGGGAAGCTGTAGGTAATTCTTTAGAAGTTTTAGAAGCTATTGAAACCTTAAAAGGGAAGGGGCCAGAAGACTTTACCGAATTATGTGTTGAGTTAGGGGCTAATATGTTAGATTTATCTGGATTATATACATATGAAAAAGCAAAAGATATTTTAAGAGAAAATATAAAAAATGGGAAAGCATTAGAGGTTATGAGAAAATGGATAAAAGCTCAAGGTGGAGATGAAAGAGTTATTGATAACCCAAAAATCTTACCAATATCAGATAAAATTGTTGAATTTAAAGCAGAAAAAGATGGTTATATTTCTCATATCGATACAGAAAAAGTTGGAATTGCGTCTATGGTTTTAGGAGCTGGAAGAAAAACAAAAGAAGATATAATAGATTTTTCAGTTGGAATAAAAGTATTGAAAAAATTAGGAGTTAAGGTTAATAAGGGAGATTTAATAGCTGAATTGTATATTTCAGAAAAAAGCAATGTGGATGAAGCATTAAAATTATTAAATGAAGCATATGAAATAACAGATGTACCTCCAAAAGAAGAAAAAATGAAATTGATTTACGAGAGAATAGTAGGAGGTAAATAA
- a CDS encoding ATP-binding protein, with translation MYYVLIILLFSILMYIIFTNYITVKNENIKIKSSLSKVLSISANDPAVEYLIHSLEEKINGLNKKLEIEKIKRNNIYSVLNNISESIMLVFYSEDSNALILDYANKSAQNLFISDNFLGKKLSEILEDHNIIDIILKSYRLDENISDEIIVYSPKKSFFHCEIKKILLESEKNQNYRIVVLRDITKEKELDLMRREFLTIMSHELKTPLTVIHGYSETLLMSDEKLSSQALRFLNIIEDESSRLTRLINDLLDISRLERKDYEYNFKEVNLSNLVKKIYMIFNSLIKDMDIKLHLDIEEDLKIIGDEDRLIQVLYNVLDNSIKFTHIKDSGEKEVFVRLYDYEDEVVLEFEDTGIGIPERERNKIFNLFYRVDKSRTRQVPGTGLGLYIVKQILEKHRAYIEVDSEENQGTLFKIIFNKGRNINEAS, from the coding sequence ATGTACTATGTTTTAATAATCTTATTGTTTTCTATACTAATGTATATTATTTTTACAAATTATATTACAGTAAAAAATGAAAATATAAAAATTAAATCATCTTTATCAAAAGTTTTATCTATTTCTGCAAATGATCCAGCAGTTGAGTATTTAATACATTCTTTAGAAGAAAAGATAAATGGACTAAATAAAAAACTAGAAATAGAAAAAATTAAAAGAAATAATATATACTCAGTTTTAAACAATATATCAGAATCAATTATGCTAGTTTTTTATTCTGAAGATTCAAATGCATTAATTTTAGATTATGCAAATAAAAGTGCTCAAAATCTTTTTATTTCAGATAATTTTTTGGGTAAAAAATTATCTGAAATACTAGAGGATCATAATATTATTGATATAATACTAAAAAGTTATAGGCTAGATGAAAATATTAGTGATGAAATTATTGTATATAGTCCAAAAAAATCCTTTTTTCATTGTGAAATAAAGAAGATTTTATTAGAATCAGAAAAAAATCAAAATTATAGAATTGTTGTATTAAGAGACATTACAAAAGAAAAAGAATTAGATTTAATGAGAAGAGAATTTTTAACTATAATGTCTCATGAGTTAAAAACACCTCTTACAGTAATACATGGATATTCTGAAACTTTGTTAATGAGTGATGAAAAGTTATCTTCTCAAGCATTAAGATTTTTAAATATAATAGAAGATGAGTCATCTAGATTAACGAGATTAATTAATGATTTATTGGATATATCCAGATTAGAAAGAAAGGATTATGAGTATAATTTTAAAGAAGTTAACTTATCTAATTTAGTAAAAAAAATATATATGATCTTTAATTCTTTAATTAAAGATATGGATATCAAATTACATTTAGATATTGAAGAGGATTTAAAGATTATAGGTGATGAGGATAGATTAATACAAGTTTTATATAATGTATTAGATAATTCTATTAAATTTACTCATATTAAAGATTCAGGAGAAAAGGAAGTATTTGTAAGGTTATATGATTATGAAGATGAAGTTGTTTTGGAATTTGAAGATACAGGAATAGGAATTCCCGAAAGAGAAAGAAATAAAATCTTTAATTTGTTCTATAGAGTTGATAAATCCAGAACAAGGCAGGTTCCTGGTACTGGTTTAGGGTTGTATATAGTAAAGCAAATATTAGAAAAACATAGAGCGTATATTGAAGTGGATAGTGAAGAAAATCAAGGGACGTTGTTCAAAATTATTTTTAATAAAGGGAGGAATATAAATGAGGCCAGTTGA
- a CDS encoding response regulator transcription factor: protein MAKKVIMIIEDDPAISEMLNFNLTKEGYEVVLASDADEAVKMLDEKEVDFFIVDIMLPGSMDGFDFIRSVKSNDKFKNSPVLILSAKDDPADKVAGLELGSDDYVTKPFNVRELIARIKSIFRRQQQAMQIKEEGPKKIIAKDLEIDTERYEVLIRGNAVELTPLEFELLTFLAKNEGKVFSRDVLLDKLWGYDYFGDTRTVDVHIRRLRTKIEEDPSNPKYIITVRGKGYKFRDPGKEKLDY, encoded by the coding sequence ATGGCTAAAAAAGTTATTATGATTATTGAAGATGATCCTGCTATTTCAGAAATGTTGAATTTTAATCTTACAAAAGAAGGGTATGAGGTAGTTTTAGCTTCAGATGCAGATGAAGCAGTAAAAATGTTAGATGAAAAAGAAGTAGACTTTTTTATAGTTGATATTATGTTACCTGGTTCAATGGATGGTTTTGATTTTATTAGATCTGTTAAAAGTAATGATAAATTTAAAAATTCACCAGTACTTATATTAAGTGCAAAAGATGATCCAGCTGATAAGGTTGCAGGTTTAGAATTAGGTAGTGATGACTATGTAACAAAACCATTTAATGTAAGAGAATTAATTGCTAGAATAAAATCTATTTTTAGAAGACAACAACAAGCAATGCAAATTAAAGAAGAAGGTCCAAAGAAAATAATTGCCAAAGATTTAGAAATTGATACTGAAAGATATGAAGTTCTCATAAGAGGAAATGCTGTAGAATTAACACCATTAGAATTTGAATTATTAACATTCTTAGCTAAAAATGAAGGTAAAGTATTTAGTAGAGATGTATTATTAGATAAATTATGGGGTTATGATTATTTTGGAGATACAAGAACAGTTGATGTTCATATAAGAAGATTAAGAACAAAGATAGAAGAAGATCCATCAAATCCAAAATACATTATTACTGTTAGAGGAAAAGGTTATAAATTTAGAGATCCTGGAAAAGAAAAGTTAGACTATTAA
- a CDS encoding hotdog domain-containing protein has translation MEVIWGNLKKLEGKEFNYSFSVNDESFLWSEKEEFKDFHLLATTALLEEIFRASTELLDPLIPEHVSVVSSARIKHISPTPMGFKVYIKLKIVYVKDNKIKFFAEVFDEVEKVAEAEFKKIIVSKNVLKRRTNEKSTKII, from the coding sequence ATGGAGGTGATTTGGGGGAATCTCAAGAAATTAGAGGGGAAGGAATTTAATTATTCTTTTAGTGTAAATGACGAATCCTTTTTATGGTCTGAGAAAGAAGAATTTAAAGATTTTCATTTATTAGCTACAACTGCATTATTAGAGGAAATATTTAGAGCATCTACAGAATTACTTGATCCACTAATACCAGAACATGTATCTGTAGTTTCATCAGCTAGAATAAAGCATATATCTCCAACACCAATGGGGTTCAAGGTATATATAAAACTTAAAATAGTTTATGTAAAAGACAATAAAATTAAATTTTTTGCTGAAGTCTTTGATGAAGTTGAAAAAGTTGCTGAAGCGGAATTTAAGAAAATTATAGTAAGTAAAAATGTATTAAAAAGAAGAACAAATGAAAAATCAACAAAAATAATATAA
- the ftsH gene encoding ATP-dependent zinc metalloprotease FtsH, with protein sequence MADKNENNDKKRLFGIIAVYLIIGFIIFFIIRGMTVDTASTTISYTEFSELVDKGKVSKVLVKDTGSVIVKTIEGQSYDLFAPIILRDSNFVDKLIEKNVEVDFKQDVTSGWLYGILSYIIPFIILIFLWMIMLRPLTGRGPQGMNFTKSPARKYDPDKERVTFDDVAGVDEAKEELEDIVKFLKNPQSFNKMGARMPKGILLVGPPGTGKTLVARAVAGEAKVPFFYISGSDFVELFVGVGAARVRDLFAQAKANAPAIIFIDEIDAVGRQRGAGLGGGHDEREQTLNQLLVEMDGFDPRVGIVVMAATNRPDILDKALLRPGRFDKKVVLDMPDVKGREQILKIHMKGKPISPNIDIEVLARRTPGFSGADLENLINEAALLSARKGKKIIEMEEMEEAIDRVIAGPARKTRVISDKTRKIIAYHELGHAIVGALLPNADPVHKVTIIPRGHQALGFTLQLPLEDRYLMTKEEILDRITGILGGRAAEELVFNQITSGAANDLQKATEYARIMILKFGMSERLGPIAWGAEEEEVFLGKELAKMKNYSEETANEIDNEIKRIIIESYEKAKTILSENIDKLHEIANVLLEKETLSGEELNELLGTVEVKKNGGDLGESQEIRGEGI encoded by the coding sequence TTGGCGGATAAAAATGAAAATAATGATAAAAAAAGATTGTTTGGAATTATTGCAGTTTATTTAATTATAGGATTTATAATATTTTTTATTATAAGAGGAATGACAGTAGATACTGCAAGTACGACTATTAGCTATACTGAATTTTCAGAATTAGTAGATAAAGGTAAAGTCTCAAAGGTATTAGTGAAAGATACAGGGAGTGTTATTGTTAAAACAATAGAAGGGCAAAGTTATGATTTATTTGCCCCAATAATTTTAAGGGATTCAAATTTTGTTGATAAGTTAATAGAAAAAAATGTTGAAGTAGATTTTAAGCAGGATGTTACTTCGGGTTGGTTATATGGGATTCTTAGTTATATAATTCCTTTTATAATTTTAATATTCCTTTGGATGATAATGTTAAGACCATTAACTGGTAGAGGCCCACAAGGTATGAATTTTACTAAAAGTCCTGCCAGGAAATATGATCCCGATAAGGAAAGAGTTACTTTTGATGATGTAGCAGGAGTTGATGAAGCTAAAGAAGAATTAGAAGATATTGTTAAATTCTTAAAAAATCCTCAATCATTTAATAAGATGGGAGCTAGAATGCCAAAGGGAATCTTATTAGTTGGACCTCCTGGTACTGGTAAAACATTAGTAGCAAGAGCAGTTGCTGGAGAAGCAAAAGTGCCATTTTTCTATATAAGTGGTTCAGATTTTGTGGAACTTTTTGTTGGTGTAGGTGCAGCAAGAGTTAGAGATTTATTTGCACAAGCTAAAGCGAATGCTCCGGCTATTATATTTATTGATGAAATAGATGCTGTAGGAAGGCAAAGAGGAGCGGGTTTAGGTGGCGGACATGACGAAAGAGAACAAACATTAAACCAATTATTAGTTGAAATGGATGGATTTGATCCAAGAGTTGGAATTGTAGTAATGGCTGCTACTAATAGGCCTGATATATTAGATAAAGCCTTGTTAAGACCTGGAAGATTTGATAAGAAAGTTGTATTAGATATGCCTGATGTTAAAGGTAGAGAACAAATATTAAAAATACATATGAAAGGAAAACCTATATCTCCGAATATAGATATAGAGGTTTTAGCTAGAAGGACACCTGGTTTTTCTGGAGCAGATTTAGAAAATTTAATAAATGAAGCAGCTTTATTATCTGCTAGAAAAGGTAAAAAAATAATTGAAATGGAAGAAATGGAAGAAGCTATAGATAGAGTTATAGCTGGTCCTGCGAGAAAGACTAGAGTTATTTCTGATAAAACCAGAAAAATAATAGCTTATCATGAATTAGGTCATGCAATAGTTGGGGCGTTATTGCCAAATGCTGATCCAGTTCATAAGGTTACGATAATACCTAGAGGACATCAAGCATTAGGTTTTACACTTCAACTTCCATTAGAAGATAGATATTTAATGACAAAAGAAGAGATTCTTGATAGAATAACAGGTATTTTAGGCGGTAGAGCGGCTGAAGAATTAGTTTTTAATCAAATTACTAGTGGTGCTGCGAATGATTTGCAAAAAGCTACAGAATATGCAAGAATTATGATATTAAAATTTGGAATGAGTGAAAGATTAGGGCCAATAGCTTGGGGAGCTGAAGAGGAAGAAGTATTTTTAGGCAAGGAATTAGCTAAAATGAAAAACTATAGTGAAGAAACAGCAAATGAAATAGATAATGAAATAAAGAGGATTATTATAGAATCATATGAAAAAGCAAAAACAATTTTATCAGAAAATATTGATAAATTACATGAAATAGCTAATGTATTATTAGAAAAGGAAACTTTAAGCGGTGAGGAATTGAATGAGTTATTAGGAACCGTGGAGGTGAAAAAAAATGGAGGTGATTTGGGGGAATCTCAAGAAATTAGAGGGGAAGGAATTTAA
- the tilS gene encoding tRNA lysidine(34) synthetase TilS, with product MKIEFEVLKFIRKYNMYSEDDRVLLGVSGGRDSMVMLDIIHKLKNILKISIAVAHFNHSLRKNADNEEKFVENECRKRNIPFFSKKIDVLNYAKNNKIGIEEAARKLRYDFFNEIMDKKRYEKIAVAHYSKDLSETILYRLAKGTGIYGIAGMLPIYKNVTRPILILNFENLEKYVTINNVKYVIDESNYDTKYMRNKVRHEILPKFEEINIKYEESLFRFAEITWEYREYIESLFKERVIYKNNIYEVEIKNDFFDKEILRLVFLKSNIFPPSKEEIEKILSMKNSGKRKINKLNIEKKKDKLYITKELN from the coding sequence GTGAAAATAGAATTTGAAGTATTAAAATTTATTCGGAAATATAATATGTATTCAGAAGATGATAGAGTATTACTTGGAGTTTCGGGCGGAAGAGATTCTATGGTAATGTTAGATATAATTCATAAATTAAAGAATATATTAAAAATATCTATTGCTGTAGCTCATTTTAATCATTCATTAAGAAAAAATGCTGATAATGAAGAAAAATTTGTTGAAAATGAGTGTAGGAAAAGAAATATTCCATTTTTTTCGAAAAAAATAGATGTTTTAAATTACGCTAAAAATAATAAGATTGGAATAGAAGAAGCTGCTAGAAAATTAAGATATGATTTTTTTAATGAGATTATGGATAAAAAAAGATATGAAAAAATTGCTGTAGCTCATTATTCTAAAGATTTATCAGAAACTATTTTATATAGACTTGCTAAGGGAACAGGAATTTATGGAATAGCTGGTATGTTGCCAATATACAAAAATGTTACAAGACCGATATTGATTTTAAATTTTGAAAATTTAGAAAAATATGTTACAATTAACAATGTTAAATATGTTATTGATGAATCTAATTATGATACAAAATATATGCGTAACAAGGTTAGACATGAAATATTACCAAAATTTGAGGAAATAAATATTAAATATGAAGAATCACTTTTTAGATTTGCTGAAATAACGTGGGAATATAGGGAATACATAGAATCACTTTTTAAAGAAAGAGTAATTTATAAAAATAATATATATGAAGTGGAAATAAAAAATGATTTTTTTGATAAAGAAATATTAAGATTAGTTTTTTTAAAATCAAATATATTTCCTCCATCAAAAGAGGAAATAGAAAAGATATTAAGTATGAAAAATTCTGGAAAAAGAAAAATAAATAAATTAAATATTGAAAAAAAGAAAGATAAATTATATATAACTAAAGAGTTAAATTGA
- a CDS encoding HD domain-containing phosphohydrolase, producing MAFETYKIYDSTTLSKGIINKYLFDYIDDVDNAHIIISNKKENTDKPYILLENEKLNLISKEKKYILDFSSENLQLALLKLISKTFKKEPFELLYLLEAKRKEFAEFIKNLIVLFEVEDKSNSMSHSQRVAYYAKEFAEYIKKNEDEIEFIQDLAMLHDVGRIGIEQLMLFSKTRIYDLEQWDLEHTKAGTIFLSNRRELWYAIDVVRHHHEKWDGSGFPDNLKGEEIPYYARFIGIVDWFDLATHTATSEHFGILTPNEAIEYMKLNLGKIFDPLLGKAFIDFINDFLSKKEFI from the coding sequence ATGGCTTTTGAAACGTATAAAATTTATGATTCCACTACTCTTTCAAAAGGAATAATTAATAAATATTTATTTGATTACATTGATGATGTAGATAATGCCCATATTATTATTTCTAATAAAAAAGAAAACACAGATAAACCATATATTTTATTAGAAAATGAAAAATTAAATTTAATATCAAAAGAAAAAAAATATATCTTAGATTTTTCAAGCGAAAATCTTCAATTAGCTTTATTAAAATTAATTTCTAAAACATTTAAGAAAGAACCTTTTGAGTTGCTATATCTATTAGAAGCAAAAAGAAAAGAATTTGCTGAGTTTATCAAAAATCTTATAGTTCTTTTTGAAGTGGAAGATAAAAGCAATAGCATGAGTCATTCTCAAAGAGTAGCTTATTATGCTAAAGAATTTGCTGAATATATTAAAAAAAATGAAGACGAAATTGAATTTATACAGGATTTAGCAATGTTACATGATGTGGGAAGAATAGGGATTGAACAGCTAATGTTGTTTTCTAAAACCAGGATTTATGATTTAGAACAATGGGATTTAGAGCACACTAAGGCTGGAACTATATTTTTATCAAATAGAAGAGAATTATGGTATGCCATTGATGTTGTAAGGCATCATCATGAAAAATGGGACGGTTCTGGTTTCCCAGATAATCTAAAAGGAGAGGAAATTCCTTATTATGCAAGATTTATAGGTATAGTTGACTGGTTTGATTTAGCAACTCATACAGCTACGTCTGAACATTTTGGAATATTAACTCCTAATGAAGCAATTGAATATATGAAATTGAATTTGGGTAAAATTTTTGACCCATTACTAGGAAAAGCCTTTATTGATTTTATTAATGATTTTTTATCTAAAAAAGAATTTATATAA
- the miaB gene encoding tRNA (N6-isopentenyl adenosine(37)-C2)-methylthiotransferase MiaB: MKFFIRTFGCQMNVNESEIMAGVLEKEGFEWTENPQEADFIILNSCAVREKAEHKLYGAIGYYEKLKKKNENLVIAVGGCVAEKERKNILKRFHGVDFVFGTRNYMDISEFYNKAKEGKRFSDFTDKFDNITAELPKHPYSKHHGWINIIYGCNKYCTYCIVPYTRSFEKSRPIEDIMNEVKYYNDNGYREITFLGQNVDSYGKDFGDGKPKLNILIREAAKFESIKRIWFLTSYPTDITDDLIEEISKNPKAAKNFHLPVQAGSDNILKKMNRRYTKEFYLDLLDKIKSNVENVTISGDIIVGFPGETDEDFMETVDLVKRARYERLNIAEYSPREGTISAKYYEDNIPKRIKNKRFQYLMNIQKQINHEENEKYLDKTVLVIQENKTKSGAYLGRTINNKVVIFESEENLVGKFVKVKINKISAGPLYGEIISKETDLNFEKVEYYI; this comes from the coding sequence GTGAAATTTTTTATTAGAACATTTGGTTGTCAAATGAATGTGAATGAATCAGAGATTATGGCAGGAGTGTTAGAAAAAGAAGGCTTCGAATGGACAGAAAATCCACAAGAAGCAGATTTTATAATTTTAAATAGTTGTGCGGTAAGAGAAAAAGCTGAACATAAGTTATATGGAGCTATTGGTTATTATGAAAAATTGAAAAAGAAAAATGAAAATTTAGTAATTGCTGTAGGTGGTTGTGTTGCAGAAAAGGAAAGAAAAAATATATTAAAAAGATTTCATGGAGTGGATTTTGTATTTGGAACGAGAAATTATATGGATATTAGTGAATTTTATAATAAAGCAAAAGAGGGGAAAAGATTTTCAGATTTTACTGATAAATTTGATAATATAACTGCTGAATTACCTAAACATCCATATAGTAAACATCATGGTTGGATAAATATAATTTATGGATGTAATAAATATTGTACATATTGTATAGTTCCCTATACAAGAAGTTTTGAAAAAAGTAGACCAATTGAAGATATTATGAATGAAGTAAAATACTACAATGATAATGGTTATAGGGAAATAACCTTTTTAGGTCAAAACGTTGATTCTTACGGAAAAGATTTTGGTGATGGGAAACCTAAACTAAATATTTTAATTAGAGAAGCAGCAAAATTTGAATCGATAAAAAGAATTTGGTTTTTAACTTCTTATCCAACAGATATAACAGACGACTTAATAGAAGAAATAAGTAAAAATCCAAAAGCAGCTAAAAATTTCCATTTGCCCGTACAAGCAGGAAGTGACAACATTTTGAAAAAAATGAATCGAAGATATACAAAAGAATTTTATTTAGATCTCCTAGATAAGATAAAAAGTAATGTAGAAAATGTTACAATATCTGGTGATATAATAGTAGGATTTCCAGGAGAAACTGATGAAGATTTTATGGAAACAGTTGATTTAGTAAAACGTGCTAGATATGAAAGGTTAAATATTGCCGAATATTCTCCAAGAGAAGGAACTATTTCAGCAAAATATTATGAAGATAATATACCAAAAAGAATAAAAAATAAGAGATTTCAATATTTAATGAATATTCAAAAACAAATAAATCATGAAGAAAATGAAAAATATTTAGATAAAACTGTTTTAGTTATTCAAGAAAATAAGACTAAATCAGGAGCATATTTAGGAAGAACAATAAATAATAAAGTAGTTATATTTGAAAGTGAAGAAAATTTAGTTGGTAAATTTGTGAAAGTTAAAATAAATAAAATATCAGCTGGTCCATTATACGGAGAAATTATTTCAAAAGAAACAGATTTGAATTTTGAAAAAGTAGAGTATTATATATAA